In a genomic window of Nitrospira sp. ND1:
- a CDS encoding SDR family NAD(P)-dependent oxidoreductase, whose protein sequence is MKRLNGKVAIVTGSSSGIGKAIALRFAQEGAMVVVAARRLYKCEETVAQIEAAGGTALPLQTDVADESQVERLIGEIVRRFQRLDILVNNAGIFGGRRLAETSTEAFDEVMNTNVRGTFFCCRAAFAQMKKQGGGTILNMSSVAGVQAWSGTGTYSASKHAIMALSKALADEGRAHRIKVSAICPGGVADDLVDASAGERAGSEKIDPFDIAETALYLACLAPQSAVHQIVVDRMGADW, encoded by the coding sequence ATGAAACGCTTGAACGGCAAAGTCGCGATCGTCACCGGTAGCAGTAGCGGGATCGGCAAGGCCATCGCGCTCCGGTTCGCGCAAGAGGGCGCGATGGTCGTCGTTGCAGCCAGGCGATTGTACAAATGCGAAGAAACCGTCGCTCAGATCGAGGCGGCCGGAGGAACCGCCTTACCGCTGCAGACCGACGTGGCGGACGAGTCGCAGGTGGAGCGACTGATCGGTGAAATCGTTCGACGTTTCCAGCGCCTGGATATCCTGGTGAACAACGCCGGGATCTTCGGCGGACGCCGGCTGGCCGAGACCAGCACCGAAGCCTTCGACGAAGTGATGAATACGAATGTGCGCGGGACGTTCTTCTGCTGCCGGGCCGCCTTTGCGCAGATGAAGAAGCAGGGCGGCGGCACGATTCTCAATATGTCGAGCGTGGCGGGCGTGCAGGCTTGGAGCGGAACGGGGACCTACAGCGCGTCGAAACACGCGATCATGGCGTTGAGTAAGGCACTGGCGGACGAGGGGCGCGCGCACCGTATCAAAGTGAGCGCGATCTGTCCCGGCGGCGTGGCGGATGATCTGGTCGATGCCTCGGCTGGGGAGCGGGCCGGCAGCGAAAAGATCGATCCGTTCGACATCGCCGAGACCGCGCTCTACCTGGCCTGCCTCGCTCCCCAGTCGGCCGTGCATCAGATCGTGGTGGACCGGATGGGCGCGGACTGGTAG
- a CDS encoding NUDIX hydrolase: MKFCSECGAGLSKKIPPGDNLPRFVCDTCQVVHYINPKIVAGCIPEWEDKILLCRRAIEPRTGHWTFPAGFMEIGESTEQAAIRETFEEAHADVEITSLYAVLSLPRISQVHMVFRGSMRTPEFKPGTESLDVQLFSLEDIPWDDLAFPVITEALERYVADVARGTFPMHFGSVFPRMKS, encoded by the coding sequence ATGAAGTTCTGCAGCGAGTGCGGGGCCGGGCTGTCGAAAAAAATTCCTCCCGGCGATAACCTGCCGCGGTTTGTGTGCGATACCTGTCAGGTCGTCCATTACATCAATCCGAAAATCGTCGCGGGCTGCATTCCCGAGTGGGAAGATAAAATTCTGCTGTGCCGCCGGGCGATCGAACCGCGCACCGGCCATTGGACGTTTCCCGCCGGCTTCATGGAGATCGGGGAGAGCACCGAGCAGGCGGCCATCCGCGAAACGTTTGAAGAGGCGCATGCCGACGTCGAGATTACGTCCCTGTATGCCGTCTTGAGTCTGCCCCGAATCAGCCAGGTCCACATGGTCTTTCGCGGCTCCATGCGTACCCCGGAGTTCAAACCGGGTACGGAGAGCCTGGATGTGCAACTGTTCTCGCTGGAGGATATTCCCTGGGATGATCTGGCCTTTCCCGTGATCACCGAAGCCCTCGAACGCTACGTCGCCGATGTGGCCCGTGGCACCTTCCCCATGCATTTCGGCAGCGTCTTTCCCCGGATGAAATCGTAA
- a CDS encoding Fic family protein, translating to MTSLTQAYLAKLVVPQRIITMIRKLGEHKGKQELYKKQAPEMLENLRQVALIQSTESSNRIEGIVADDKRLRAIVEEKVKPANRSESEIAGYRDVLNTIHQSHADIPFTERVVLQLHRDLMKYAGGHGGVWKATQNEITETLPGGNTRVRFTPVAPHLTEEFMRTLHGQFANVERVRELDSLLLIPFYVLDFLCIHPFLDGNGRMARLLALLLLYQQGYEVGRYVSLERIIEQSKQSYYDTLYQSSQGWHEGQHDVLPWTEYFLGTLLAAYDEFESRFGTISKGHGSKTDMIRNAIDGFIADFSITEVEKACPKVSRDMIRHVLGQLREAGVIIPVGKGRGAKWRNAQPKWGNK from the coding sequence ATGACCTCATTGACACAGGCCTATCTGGCCAAGCTGGTCGTTCCGCAGCGGATCATTACGATGATTCGCAAGCTGGGCGAACACAAGGGCAAACAGGAGCTCTATAAGAAGCAGGCGCCGGAGATGCTGGAGAATCTCCGGCAGGTGGCCTTGATTCAGAGTACCGAGTCCTCCAACCGTATTGAAGGCATTGTCGCGGACGACAAGCGGCTGCGGGCCATTGTCGAAGAGAAAGTGAAACCTGCCAACCGTTCCGAATCAGAGATCGCCGGCTATCGGGATGTGCTCAATACGATCCACCAGAGTCATGCGGATATTCCCTTTACCGAGCGTGTGGTCCTCCAGCTCCACCGCGACTTGATGAAATATGCCGGTGGTCATGGTGGCGTATGGAAGGCCACGCAGAACGAAATTACCGAGACGTTGCCGGGAGGGAACACGCGTGTCCGGTTTACACCGGTCGCCCCGCATCTGACCGAGGAGTTCATGCGGACGTTGCATGGGCAATTCGCTAATGTGGAACGGGTGCGAGAATTGGATTCGCTGCTCCTCATTCCCTTCTACGTGTTGGATTTTCTCTGCATCCATCCCTTTCTGGATGGCAATGGGCGGATGGCTCGCCTGCTTGCGTTGCTGCTGCTCTACCAACAGGGCTATGAGGTTGGACGGTATGTGAGTCTTGAGCGGATCATCGAGCAGTCGAAGCAGTCCTACTACGACACTCTGTATCAGTCATCACAGGGATGGCACGAGGGCCAGCATGACGTTCTCCCCTGGACGGAATACTTTCTCGGGACCCTTCTGGCGGCCTACGACGAATTCGAAAGCCGGTTCGGCACGATCAGCAAGGGGCACGGCAGCAAGACCGATATGATCCGCAATGCGATAGACGGTTTTATCGCCGACTTCAGTATTACTGAGGTTGAAAAGGCCTGCCCTAAAGTCAGCCGGGACATGATTCGCCATGTGCTCGGCCAACTCCGGGAGGCCGGCGTCATTATTCCGGTCGGGAAAGGCCGCGGGGCGAAATGGCGTAATGCGCAGCCGAAATGGGGTAATAAGTGA
- a CDS encoding type II toxin-antitoxin system RelE/ParE family toxin, whose translation MPWFRLAFRPDVITDLRVADPAMAQRLFDKTKWLASNVDNLRHEPVAADLPGIHKYAVGDWRIFYSIDRTEQLVDIHHIHHAAPTQPTRPA comes from the coding sequence ATGCCCTGGTTTCGCTTAGCCTTCCGGCCCGATGTGATCACCGACCTACGCGTGGCGGATCCCGCCATGGCTCAGCGGCTGTTCGACAAGACGAAATGGCTGGCCTCCAACGTGGACAATCTGCGTCATGAACCGGTCGCTGCCGACCTGCCCGGGATCCATAAGTACGCCGTCGGCGACTGGCGGATTTTTTATTCGATCGACCGGACCGAACAACTCGTGGACATTCACCACATCCACCACGCAGCGCCGACACAGCCGACAAGACCGGCCTGA
- a CDS encoding acetate uptake transporter family protein: protein MNEENQTRRIDVLAIGLFGLAVGALTLGVAQLGWIQQKNMVGALVIALIFGGVVQVLAGITDIRYNEQLGGTALTMYGFLWITLCTVKLVSTSGTFHFDAVLYLPINLVYAVFSGVMVFLTAYRNLTLSALHVVITLTFLATVFARLDFISELLPGWGHIIVGLMAFYHAVGSLTQAFTGKSILPLGPPLLFHTQKHVHSIAKVV, encoded by the coding sequence ATGAACGAAGAGAATCAAACTCGGCGCATAGACGTGCTGGCAATCGGCCTATTCGGTCTGGCAGTGGGCGCGCTGACGCTCGGGGTGGCGCAGTTAGGATGGATTCAACAGAAGAACATGGTCGGCGCGCTGGTCATCGCCTTGATCTTCGGCGGGGTGGTGCAAGTCTTGGCCGGCATTACCGACATTCGCTACAACGAGCAACTGGGCGGAACCGCGCTGACCATGTACGGTTTCCTTTGGATCACGCTCTGCACCGTCAAACTCGTGAGCACAAGCGGCACGTTTCACTTCGATGCGGTGCTCTATCTCCCTATTAATCTGGTCTACGCGGTCTTTTCAGGGGTCATGGTCTTTCTCACGGCCTATCGAAACCTCACGCTCAGCGCCCTCCACGTCGTCATCACCCTTACGTTTCTTGCCACCGTATTCGCCCGCCTGGATTTCATCAGCGAACTCCTGCCGGGGTGGGGCCACATCATTGTCGGTCTGATGGCCTTTTATCATGCGGTCGGCAGTTTGACTCAGGCCTTTACCGGGAAATCCATCCTCCCGCTCGGCCCGCCGCTCCTGTTTCACACACAGAAGCACGTGCACTCGATCGCCAAGGTGGTCTAG
- a CDS encoding sigma-70 family RNA polymerase sigma factor — translation MNLESNPSTALSPEAIAQLVKGHREFLAFLERRVESRAVAEDILQAAFTRGLERGGDVQDEKVVAWFYRVLRNAVIDHYRQRSTTARAMEAWGREFPDVQEPEAELRQEICRCVSGLLETLKPEYREALRIVDLEEGKLKDLAQQSGITAENAAVRVHRARAALRRRIEQACGTCSVHGCLDCSCETADGEPCSG, via the coding sequence ATGAACCTCGAATCCAACCCCTCGACAGCACTTTCGCCGGAGGCCATCGCGCAACTGGTGAAAGGACACCGTGAGTTCCTGGCCTTCCTGGAACGGCGCGTGGAATCTCGCGCTGTGGCAGAAGATATTTTGCAAGCGGCCTTTACCCGTGGATTGGAGCGCGGGGGCGACGTGCAGGACGAAAAGGTCGTCGCCTGGTTCTACCGGGTGCTTCGCAATGCCGTAATCGATCACTACCGGCAGCGGTCCACCACTGCGCGAGCGATGGAAGCCTGGGGGCGGGAATTCCCGGATGTGCAGGAGCCTGAAGCGGAATTGCGGCAGGAGATCTGCCGATGTGTCTCGGGCCTGTTGGAAACGCTCAAGCCGGAATATCGCGAAGCCCTGCGGATCGTGGATCTGGAGGAAGGCAAACTGAAAGACCTCGCTCAGCAGTCAGGCATCACCGCCGAAAATGCGGCCGTGCGCGTGCACCGAGCCAGGGCCGCGCTTCGTCGCCGGATCGAACAGGCCTGCGGCACCTGTTCCGTGCATGGGTGTCTGGATTGTTCGTGCGAGACAGCCGACGGGGAGCCGTGCAGTGGGTGA
- a CDS encoding YhaN family protein, producing MKLARLLLLAFGPFTNKTLDFSTGSGNLHLIYGPNEAGKSSALRAMTDLRFGIPLRSPDDFVHPAGELRIGGVFIDQAGRPVGLIRRKGRGTTLSGLDVRTEQTDPGFAVDSRLERELTGGLERQEFEAMFGLNHARLREGGAVLLSGEGDLGSALFEASAGTSGIAALLAALDGDAKKLYSQHGRAQNAVINEARRQLDEQRKAWREAQTKPAEWQALNRAHETAKAALDDLTKALETLRRRENELTELRTVEPLLREHDRLAGALQSYAAVPDLSEQQREERLAAEQALQRAQVDLREAEEELARCAAALDGLVIEPLLLDHAEAVERLISGVEAAARNRHEIHQQNSLIAKIEGELELVVERLAPGVDRRTILAAVPSAADRVALEGHLAEVSRLGERLEGYRERAEALDAALQPASALPDTVPDSLHRQALTAALRAGQAQGDVVRQKSELDRRLRELDGRLTLALSELGLESEQALRRSQPLLEAQIAQAKQDLTDIEVQLTKWRDESELVGRDLDGQRLRQRQLAAEGEVVTAETLRQARAKRLEEWTAIRRTYIERTGGTDQLALGFDAAKALPEAFEAAVGEADRQADLLRADTKRAAGLEECSVRIEQMELRRKELAGEMAALRLKRDGLQGAWRQRLTQAGLPDLDPETLREWQGRRHEALQLVERVTALRADRDRLLADAAGSVGAIIEGLRAVGCSPAATQAGEAEQLSALIEQAVRWEQSATEAEAEQQARLKTAHTQRIEREKVGRQVSETEAERRRHLDALQAWHTRLFLAGDALPEALKSRLDELDGLARQASALADAQQRKAQLQAVVDDLMTQAVQVAELLGEAVPRVLDDFADRLRKRLAVSRQHQQEGYALIRERTKAQERKRQAAAVQVTEAALLAGLCTRAKGATIDQLPELEEQAAKKRELRKSLALLRQQLAQASLQSEGELRARLAGLDVPALEGERERCRTEMVRLEQEQAAAQRTEEQARRALEVIDASDRAALAREAMESAAARYRSAIRPWARLKFARSLLQEALNRFRERAQAPMVSAASAYFSLMTGGAYERLVTDEREDRPVLCAQRAGGLTIGIEEMSEGTADQLYLALRLAALELRRPSHPPMPLVLDDTLITSDDARAVNILRALARFAEGSQVMLFTHHRHLLDLARGTIGDHAFVAHHLGDT from the coding sequence ATGAAACTCGCGCGCCTGTTGCTGCTCGCCTTCGGCCCTTTCACCAATAAGACGTTGGACTTTTCCACCGGCTCCGGCAATTTGCATCTGATCTATGGACCCAACGAAGCAGGCAAGTCGTCAGCCTTGCGGGCCATGACGGATCTCCGTTTCGGCATTCCGCTGCGCAGCCCGGACGACTTCGTCCACCCGGCCGGCGAATTGCGGATCGGCGGTGTGTTCATCGACCAGGCGGGCAGACCGGTCGGACTCATCAGACGCAAGGGCAGGGGGACGACCCTCTCTGGACTCGATGTCCGCACGGAACAGACGGATCCTGGTTTTGCCGTGGACAGCAGGTTGGAGCGGGAACTGACCGGCGGGTTAGAGCGCCAGGAATTCGAAGCCATGTTCGGGTTGAATCATGCCCGGCTTCGCGAGGGCGGCGCCGTGTTGCTGAGCGGCGAAGGCGATCTGGGATCAGCGCTGTTTGAGGCGAGCGCCGGCACCAGCGGCATTGCGGCGTTGCTGGCAGCCCTGGATGGCGATGCCAAAAAACTCTATAGCCAGCACGGTCGCGCGCAGAATGCCGTGATCAACGAGGCGCGCCGTCAGCTCGATGAGCAGCGGAAAGCCTGGCGCGAAGCGCAGACCAAACCGGCTGAGTGGCAGGCGTTGAATCGCGCGCATGAAACCGCCAAGGCGGCTCTCGACGACCTCACCAAGGCCTTGGAAACGTTGCGTCGGCGGGAGAACGAATTGACCGAACTACGCACGGTTGAACCGTTGCTGCGTGAGCATGATCGCCTGGCGGGCGCGCTCCAGTCCTATGCGGCGGTTCCCGATCTGTCCGAGCAGCAACGCGAGGAACGGCTGGCCGCGGAACAGGCGTTGCAGCGCGCGCAGGTAGATCTTCGAGAAGCCGAAGAGGAGCTTGCGCGTTGCGCCGCCGCGCTGGATGGACTCGTCATCGAACCGTTGTTGCTCGACCATGCCGAAGCGGTCGAGCGCCTGATCTCGGGCGTGGAAGCCGCGGCCAGAAACCGCCATGAAATCCATCAGCAAAATAGCCTCATTGCGAAGATCGAGGGTGAGCTGGAGTTGGTCGTGGAAAGGCTGGCGCCGGGCGTGGATCGGCGGACCATTCTAGCGGCCGTGCCTTCCGCCGCCGACCGTGTGGCGTTGGAGGGGCACCTTGCCGAGGTGAGTCGATTGGGCGAGCGGCTTGAAGGCTATCGTGAGCGTGCCGAAGCGTTGGATGCAGCCTTGCAACCGGCCAGCGCATTGCCCGATACAGTACCGGATTCACTGCACAGGCAGGCGTTAACGGCGGCACTACGAGCGGGGCAGGCACAGGGTGATGTGGTCAGGCAGAAGAGCGAGCTGGATCGCCGGCTTCGTGAACTGGACGGCCGGCTCACCCTGGCGCTTTCCGAACTCGGTCTCGAATCGGAGCAGGCGTTGCGTCGCAGCCAACCGCTTTTAGAGGCTCAGATCGCGCAGGCGAAACAGGATCTGACGGATATTGAGGTACAACTCACCAAGTGGCGTGACGAATCCGAACTGGTCGGTCGCGACCTCGACGGGCAACGGTTGCGGCAACGGCAGCTCGCTGCGGAAGGTGAGGTGGTGACGGCGGAGACGCTGCGCCAGGCCCGCGCCAAACGTCTTGAAGAATGGACGGCGATTCGTCGCACCTACATCGAGAGGACCGGCGGAACGGATCAGTTGGCGCTGGGGTTCGACGCCGCGAAGGCCTTGCCGGAGGCGTTTGAAGCGGCAGTGGGCGAAGCCGATCGTCAGGCGGACCTACTGCGTGCGGACACCAAACGCGCGGCCGGATTGGAAGAGTGCTCGGTGCGCATCGAGCAGATGGAATTGCGCCGCAAGGAACTGGCCGGTGAGATGGCTGCGCTGCGCCTGAAACGCGACGGGTTGCAAGGAGCCTGGCGGCAGCGCCTGACGCAAGCCGGGTTGCCGGACCTGGATCCCGAGACGTTGCGTGAATGGCAGGGGCGCCGGCATGAGGCGCTGCAGCTGGTTGAGCGTGTGACGGCCCTGCGTGCCGACCGCGACCGGTTGCTGGCCGATGCCGCAGGCTCCGTCGGAGCGATTATTGAAGGGTTGCGTGCCGTCGGCTGTTCTCCCGCCGCGACGCAAGCGGGAGAGGCGGAACAACTCTCCGCGCTGATCGAACAGGCCGTGCGTTGGGAACAATCGGCGACCGAAGCGGAGGCCGAGCAGCAGGCTCGTCTCAAGACGGCTCATACCCAGCGGATCGAGCGGGAGAAGGTCGGTCGTCAGGTGAGCGAGACCGAGGCTGAACGTCGCCGTCATCTGGACGCGCTGCAGGCCTGGCACACCAGACTCTTCCTCGCGGGCGACGCGCTGCCCGAAGCCCTGAAGTCGCGGCTCGACGAACTGGATGGGCTGGCACGACAGGCGTCGGCCTTAGCGGACGCGCAACAACGAAAGGCGCAACTACAGGCTGTGGTCGATGACCTCATGACACAGGCTGTGCAGGTGGCGGAGTTACTCGGGGAGGCGGTTCCCCGGGTGCTCGATGATTTTGCGGATCGTCTCCGCAAACGGTTGGCTGTTTCGCGGCAACATCAGCAGGAAGGGTATGCGCTCATTCGCGAGCGCACGAAGGCCCAGGAGAGGAAGCGACAGGCCGCGGCCGTACAGGTCACGGAGGCCGCCTTGTTGGCCGGACTCTGCACGCGCGCGAAGGGGGCCACGATCGACCAGCTGCCGGAATTGGAAGAGCAGGCGGCGAAAAAACGGGAGCTCCGGAAATCGCTCGCGCTCCTGCGCCAGCAACTGGCTCAGGCTTCGCTTCAGTCGGAAGGTGAGTTGAGGGCGCGTCTTGCGGGGTTGGATGTGCCGGCCCTTGAGGGCGAGCGTGAACGTTGCCGTACCGAGATGGTACGGCTTGAACAGGAACAGGCCGCGGCGCAACGGACGGAGGAGCAGGCCAGGCGAGCGTTGGAAGTCATCGACGCGTCGGATCGCGCGGCGTTGGCGCGTGAGGCGATGGAATCTGCGGCGGCGCGATACCGTTCGGCCATCAGGCCCTGGGCCAGGCTGAAATTCGCCCGCTCGTTGCTGCAGGAGGCGTTGAACCGGTTTCGTGAACGGGCCCAGGCGCCCATGGTGTCTGCCGCATCTGCCTACTTTTCGCTGATGACGGGCGGCGCCTACGAACGGCTGGTGACGGACGAGCGTGAGGACAGGCCGGTTCTGTGCGCACAACGGGCCGGCGGCCTGACGATCGGGATTGAGGAGATGAGCGAAGGCACCGCCGATCAATTGTACCTGGCGCTACGGCTGGCGGCACTGGAGTTACGGCGCCCCTCCCATCCGCCAATGCCGCTGGTGCTCGATGATACCCTCATCACATCCGATGACGCGCGTGCGGTCAACATCCTGCGGGCCCTGGCGCGTTTCGCCGAGGGCAGCCAGGTCATGCTGTTCACGCACCATCGGCATCTCCTGGATTTGGCTCGAGGAACGATCGGCGATCATGCATTCGTCGCACATCATCTCGGAGACACATAA
- a CDS encoding class I SAM-dependent RNA methyltransferase: MDSTNHAFFAPCPRGLEAVLADELTDLGAADVKPTAGGVAFHGPLALCYRVNLQSRIASRILLRIAEGSYRDEHDVYDAANAIRWQDWFTPQQRIKVKVSAHHCPLKSLDFVTLRVKDAVCDRFQFARGKRPTVDTHAPDILIAVYLDASTCTFYVDTSGEPLFKRGWRKSAGEAPIRENLAAGILRLSKWTADTVLYDPMCGSGTFVIEAALMARRVAPGIGRHFAFEKLLSFDAQRLNDLRTELKAMEIPIKPGLIHAADDNAHAMTSIKANLTIAGSGDAVTLQQGDVLQLPAPAESGLLVTNPPYGHRMGEAESLRTFYPQFGDHLKKHFCGWTVQIFTADLKLPGQLRLAPSRRVPLFNGAIECRLFEFRMVAGSLRKKRADSE, encoded by the coding sequence ATGGATAGCACAAACCACGCCTTCTTTGCACCCTGCCCCCGCGGACTCGAAGCGGTCCTCGCCGACGAACTCACCGACCTCGGCGCCGCCGACGTGAAGCCCACGGCCGGTGGAGTCGCCTTTCACGGCCCCCTTGCCCTCTGCTATCGAGTGAATCTGCAGAGCCGCATCGCCAGCCGCATTCTCTTACGTATTGCCGAGGGCTCCTATCGCGACGAACACGATGTGTATGACGCGGCGAACGCCATCCGCTGGCAGGATTGGTTCACGCCGCAACAGCGCATCAAGGTGAAGGTGAGCGCGCACCACTGCCCGCTGAAGAGCCTGGATTTTGTCACCCTGCGGGTGAAGGATGCCGTCTGCGATCGCTTTCAATTTGCGAGGGGCAAACGCCCGACGGTGGATACCCATGCGCCGGACATCTTGATCGCGGTGTATTTGGATGCGTCGACCTGCACCTTCTATGTGGATACCTCGGGCGAGCCACTGTTCAAACGGGGCTGGAGGAAGTCGGCGGGCGAAGCACCGATCAGGGAAAATCTCGCCGCCGGCATCCTGCGGCTTTCGAAATGGACTGCGGACACGGTGCTCTACGATCCCATGTGCGGAAGCGGCACTTTCGTCATCGAGGCCGCCTTGATGGCCCGGCGCGTCGCGCCGGGAATCGGCCGGCATTTCGCCTTCGAAAAACTGCTGTCATTCGATGCCCAACGATTGAACGACCTGCGCACAGAACTCAAGGCTATGGAAATCCCCATCAAGCCGGGCCTGATCCACGCGGCCGATGACAATGCGCACGCGATGACATCGATCAAGGCCAACCTCACCATCGCCGGGAGCGGCGATGCGGTCACCCTTCAACAGGGCGATGTCCTGCAACTCCCCGCCCCGGCCGAATCCGGCCTGCTTGTCACGAACCCGCCCTACGGGCACCGCATGGGAGAGGCGGAAAGCCTGCGCACGTTTTATCCGCAATTCGGCGATCACCTGAAGAAACATTTTTGCGGCTGGACCGTGCAGATTTTCACCGCCGACTTAAAACTCCCCGGGCAATTGCGGCTGGCCCCTTCCCGCCGGGTCCCTCTCTTTAACGGGGCGATCGAATGCCGCCTCTTCGAGTTTCGCATGGTCGCCGGCAGCCTCCGCAAGAAGAGAGCCGATAGCGAATAG
- a CDS encoding PilZ domain-containing protein, with the protein MTMKVHYQVSLSKESTTSGEGRLLDLSVEGCRIEGAHHLPVNTYLSLRLIISPKEMPVLVDLAAVRWTRGIVCGIHFLSLQPLQTARLKTFLASAAPQKPPNTPDKG; encoded by the coding sequence ATGACCATGAAAGTTCACTATCAGGTCTCTCTCTCGAAGGAGTCGACCACAAGCGGAGAAGGACGGCTTCTGGATCTCTCGGTGGAAGGCTGCCGTATCGAGGGTGCGCACCATTTGCCCGTCAACACCTACCTTTCCCTGCGGCTGATCATTTCACCGAAGGAGATGCCGGTCCTCGTGGATCTGGCCGCCGTGCGATGGACGCGTGGAATCGTCTGCGGCATACACTTTCTCTCGCTCCAGCCGTTACAGACCGCACGGCTGAAAACGTTTCTCGCCTCCGCCGCGCCGCAAAAACCACCGAACACACCCGACAAGGGCTAA
- a CDS encoding DNA repair exonuclease gives MRFIHASDLHIDSPLRGLDRYDGAPVDRLRSATRSALERLVDRALTERVDFLLLAGDIYDRDWQDFHTGLFFRGQMVRLERAGIRCFIVQGNHDAQGVISRQLTLPSNVTVFSSRAAQTIRLDDLSVAIHGRSFPEREVNEDLVPSYPPPVPGFFNIGLLHTSLTGRAGHDTYAPTDLPTLVAKGYDYWALGHVHAREVLNERPRIVFCGNLQGRHAKETGAKGCELVTVEAGRVEAEFIALDVVRWSQLSVPLDGVDRLESLNEAFARALEPVLAGTTDRLHAVRVTLTGSTELHRLEAAQPGTLAAAMHAAAQDIGTAEIWIEQVRLDLSTPLDRARAAQRQDAVGELVRLVDTIAGDDTELMRRAQVELGDLLGAMPAEVTAGDVPRLDDPAELRSLLMDAEATVLARLSASGEEA, from the coding sequence ATGCGCTTTATCCACGCCTCCGACCTTCACATCGATAGTCCGTTACGTGGCTTGGACCGGTACGACGGTGCGCCGGTTGATCGGTTGCGTAGCGCCACCCGCAGTGCGTTGGAGCGGTTGGTAGACCGGGCGCTGACCGAGCGAGTGGATTTCCTCCTGCTCGCAGGCGACATCTACGACCGAGATTGGCAGGATTTTCACACCGGCCTCTTCTTTCGCGGTCAGATGGTGCGATTGGAGCGCGCCGGCATCCGCTGCTTCATCGTGCAGGGAAACCACGACGCGCAGGGGGTGATCTCGCGCCAGTTGACCCTGCCGTCGAACGTGACGGTCTTTTCGAGTCGCGCAGCTCAGACGATCCGGCTGGATGACCTCTCCGTGGCGATTCATGGCCGAAGTTTTCCGGAGCGCGAGGTGAACGAAGACCTGGTCCCGTCTTACCCGCCGCCGGTACCCGGGTTTTTTAATATCGGTCTGTTGCACACGAGTCTGACAGGGCGTGCCGGCCACGATACCTATGCGCCCACCGATCTGCCGACGCTGGTTGCTAAGGGATACGACTACTGGGCGCTGGGCCATGTGCACGCGCGTGAGGTGCTGAACGAGCGGCCGCGCATCGTATTTTGCGGCAACCTGCAGGGCCGTCATGCGAAGGAAACGGGCGCGAAGGGTTGCGAATTGGTCACGGTGGAAGCGGGACGGGTCGAGGCCGAGTTTATCGCGCTGGATGTGGTTCGTTGGAGTCAGCTCTCCGTGCCGCTCGATGGCGTGGACCGCTTGGAATCGCTTAACGAGGCCTTCGCCCGCGCGTTGGAACCGGTGCTGGCCGGGACGACGGATCGGCTGCATGCGGTGCGCGTGACGCTGACGGGATCGACCGAGTTGCACCGGTTGGAGGCGGCACAGCCGGGCACGCTCGCGGCGGCGATGCATGCGGCGGCGCAGGACATCGGCACGGCGGAGATCTGGATCGAGCAGGTGCGGCTGGATCTTTCCACCCCGCTGGATCGTGCCCGGGCTGCGCAGCGTCAGGATGCGGTGGGAGAGTTGGTCCGTCTGGTCGATACGATTGCGGGCGACGATACGGAATTGATGCGCCGGGCACAGGTTGAACTGGGCGACCTCCTTGGCGCCATGCCCGCGGAAGTCACGGCCGGTGATGTGCCGCGTCTCGACGATCCTGCCGAATTGCGAAGTCTCCTGATGGATGCGGAAGCCACAGTCTTGGCGCGCCTGTCCGCCTCCGGAGAAGAGGCATGA